TAATGACAGGCACCACATTCTTCTTATTTTTAAACGCGGCAAGTGGGATTTGCCGAAGGGTCGTTTGGAGACGAGTACTGCAAATGCTGTAGAGACGGCATTGCGCGAAGTCAGCGAAGAGACGGGGCTCGACAATACGAAGCTTACCTCGGAGGGCAAAATCGTTTCGACATACCATACGACGCGGCATGGCAACAAAAAGTATATCAAAAAAACGAATTGGTTTGTTGTGCGCTATCACGGAGTAGACTCCGATGTTTCTCCGCTGATTGAAGAAGGTATTATTGAGTGCAGGTGGGTGCATCTCTCCGATCTCGACAATTACCTTCCGTTATTACTGCCCCGGATACATTATGTAATAGATTTTTGGTTAGAGAATCTCGCGTATGCGCCAAGAAAGTAAACAATAATAAATCCCCGCCCAGAGTTTTGGGCGGGGATGTTTTTATGCGCCAGTGTGTTAATTGCATTGACAGAAACACTAAGTATTTGTACAATATTCTCGGTTTTGAAAATAAAAAGGAGGGAATGAATCTATGAAAATCGGCATACCGCGGGAGATCAAGAATCACGAGGGCCGGGTCGGCCTTGATCCAAAGCATGTCTTCTTTCTGGTGCGGAGCGGAGAGGAAGTCTTTGTAGAGTGGGGCGCGGGGGAATTGTCCGGGTTTTCTGATGCAATGTATGAGGGCGCGGGTGCGCGCATGACAAGCCAGCAGAATGTCTGGGCGCAAAGCGACATGGTCATCAAGGTAAAAGAACCGCTCGAAAGCGAATACGAATTTTTACGCCCGCACCTTTCCGTAATGGCGTTTTTTCATTTTTCGGGGAACCCCGAATTAAGAAAGATATGTAAAAAAAAGAAGGTCATTTCTATTCCTTACGAAAATCTTAAAATAGGTGACCGTTATCCCATTTTAAGTGCAATGAGCGTCATAGCGGGAGAATACGGAGGCCGGGTAGTTGTGAGTAAGCATTTTTTAAAGAAGAGAAACGGAAGACGCATACACATGGAAGATGCCGCAGCAACTATTATCGGTATGGGCACGGCAGGCAAAGCGGCATTCCAGATGTTATACGAAAGCGGAGTGAAAAGATTCTTTGTTATTGATGAGCGCACTGTTCCTGCTCCGTACAAAGACATATTCTTTGTTTCTGGGAGCCCGGCCGCGTGTAATATCGTAGACGCATTGGCGCAAAGCGATATCGTTATCGGTGCTGTGCGTACGACCAAGGGAGCGCCGAAACTTATCACCCGGAGCATGCTTGCGAATATGGAGCCGTTTTCACTGTTCGTCGATATAAGTATTGATGAAGGCGGAATCTCCGAAACATCACGGCCCACATCGCATAGCAACCCCACATACATAGAAGAAGGCGTTGTTCATTATTGCGTGCCGAATATACCGGGCATTGTCCCGGATCGTTCAACCCCGGCGCTTATAGAGGGAACATTCCAGCTTATTGAGGAATATATACAAAAAAAGAAAGCGCGGTTTTCATAAATAAAAATCCCGTCCAAGGTTTTGGACGGGATTATTTTTTTGGCAATGTGAGCCATTCGGAACGCGGCAAGAATGGCCGTGTCCATGACACAGTGTGTCCCGCAAGAACGCAGGAAACAAATATAACCAAGGATGGGGCGAGAAAATCAATTGGTCCCAGATCGCGCTGTATCGAATATGTCGTTATTTTTAAAAAAAGCAGATACATAAACAATCCTATGCTTCCCATTATGCCCGCCGCATACCAAAGACGGAGAACAATATGGCGTGCGTACCATACATATAGCCGCATGCTACACCTCCAGATATCTTATTTACATTGGATATACCATGAAAGAGGTTCTCTTGCAATCGTGCGGGATGTGTCGTATACTCAATACTATCTGCAAGAGAAAACAAACATAAACAATAGCATACGAGCATCCGAACTCCGCGTAATTGATGCAGAGGGCGGTAACCTCGGTATTCTTTCGAAGGAAGAAGCGCTGGCGCGCGCGAAAGAGAAGGGGCTTGATCTTATAGAGATATCGCCGAATGCAAAACCTCCGGTGGCAAAGATTATGGATTACGGGAAGTACCGCTATCAGCAGGAAAAGAAGGGTCGTGAGTCAAAGAAGTCCCA
This Candidatus Niyogibacteria bacterium CG10_big_fil_rev_8_21_14_0_10_46_36 DNA region includes the following protein-coding sequences:
- a CDS encoding alanine dehydrogenase; this translates as MKIGIPREIKNHEGRVGLDPKHVFFLVRSGEEVFVEWGAGELSGFSDAMYEGAGARMTSQQNVWAQSDMVIKVKEPLESEYEFLRPHLSVMAFFHFSGNPELRKICKKKKVISIPYENLKIGDRYPILSAMSVIAGEYGGRVVVSKHFLKKRNGRRIHMEDAAATIIGMGTAGKAAFQMLYESGVKRFFVIDERTVPAPYKDIFFVSGSPAACNIVDALAQSDIVIGAVRTTKGAPKLITRSMLANMEPFSLFVDISIDEGGISETSRPTSHSNPTYIEEGVVHYCVPNIPGIVPDRSTPALIEGTFQLIEEYIQKKKARFS
- a CDS encoding translation initiation factor IF-3 — encoded protein: MLPIMPAAYQRRRTIWRAYHTYSRMLHLQISYLHWIYHERGSLAIVRDVSYTQYYLQEKTNINNSIRASELRVIDAEGGNLGILSKEEALARAKEKGLDLIEISPNAKPPVAKIMDYGKYRYQQEKKGRESKKSHQVQVREVQVGLNTSQHDLEMKARKASEFLKGGDRVRVEIRLRGRAKYLDKEFLHQRLKRVLDFVAEEYTIVEGPLKSPRGFYLLIERKK